In the Catenulispora sp. GP43 genome, AGGCCTGGCCGGGCTTCGAGGACGCGGCGGTCCCGCCGGAGCGGCTGGCGGACTACCTGCGCGCGTTCGAGGCCCTGATGCTCAGCGCGGGCCGCAAGGGGACGGTGTTCGGGCACTTCGGGGAGGGGTGCCTGCACGTCCGCATCGACCACGACCTGCAGACCGTCTCCGGCCGGCAGCAGTTCGCCGAGTTCACCGCCGCCGCGACCGAACTGGTGGTCACCCACGGCGGCTCGGTGTCCGGCGAGCACGGTGACGGCCAGGCCCGCTCGGCGTTGCTGTCCGCGATGTACAGCCCGGAACTGCTGCACGCCTTCGCCGAGTTCAAGGCGGCCTTCGACCCGGGCGCGGTGCTGAACCCCGCGATCCTGGTGGCGCCGCGCGACTTCGCCGCGGACCTGCGCGCACCCGGCGTGACGCAGGCGGAGCGGCCCCTGCTGGCGCTGGCGGCGGACGACGGCGACTTCGGCCGCGCGGCGCGGCGGTGCGTGGGCGTGGGCAAGTGCCGCAGCGCGTCGGGCGGGGTGATGTGCCCGTCGTTCCGCGCCACCGGGGACGAGAAGGACTCCACGCGCGGACGCGCCAGGGTGCTGCAGGAGATGCTCGACGGCCGCACGATCGGCGGCGGGTACCGGGCGCCGGAGGTGCTGGACGCGCTGGACCTGTGCCTGGCGTGCAAGGGCTGCAAGACGGACTGCCCGGTCGGGGTGGACATGGCCGCGTACAAGACGGAGGTGCTGGCGCGGCACTACCGCGGACGGCTGCGCCCGGCGGCGCACTACTCGCTGGGGTGGCTGCCGGTGTGGGCGCGGCTGGCGGGCTTCGCGCCGCGGGTGGTGAACCGGGTGATGGCCTCGCCGCTGGCGCCGGTGCTGAAGCGGGCCGGGGGGATCGCCGCGGAGCGGGCGCTGCCGCGGTTCGCGGTGCGGTCTTTTTCGCGGCGGCGGGCGGATGCTGCGGGGGTGGCTGGGGAGCGCGGTGCGCGGCTTGCTGCGGCCGGGGCGGTGGCCGGAACTGGGGCTGGGCCGGGATCTTCGGCGGAGTGGCGGTCGGGCGGGGCGGCAGGTTCGCGGCCTGGTGCGGCCGGGTCGGCGACTGGGAGCACTGCTCCGCTGGGTTCTGGGCTTGGCGGTGCGGCGGGCCCGCGGCCGGAGACCGTTGTGGACTCGGGGCCCGGAGCGTGGTCGGCATCCGCGCTGTGGGAACTGGCCGGCACCCGCACCGTGGTCCTGTGGGCCGACACCTTCACCGAGAACTTCACCCCGGCGGTCGGCGAGGCGCTGATCGCCGTCCTGCGCGCGGCGGGCTTCCGCGTTCTGCTGCCGCCGCGCACCGGATGCTGCGGTCTCACCTGGATCTCGACCGGCCAGCTCGGCACCGCGCGCCGCGTGGTCGCCCGCACGCTGGAGGCGATGCGTCCGGCCGTGGAGGCGGGCCTGCCGATCGTGGTGCCCGAGCCCAGCTGCGCCGCGACGTTGCGCGAGGAGCTGACCGAGCTGCTGCCCACGCACCCTCTCGCGGCGCGTGCCGCGGAACTGGTGACCGGTCCGGCGCAGTTCCTGGTCCGGCA is a window encoding:
- a CDS encoding FAD-binding and (Fe-S)-binding domain-containing protein, whose amino-acid sequence is MPDRSSFAQPSGAVPGRSSDLAERAWRQALVDAGLDVGFGARRRAEYSADASNHRHVPRGVGFPRDAGEVAAAVRICRAHGVPVTLRGGGTSVAGNAIGEGLVLDCSRYFGRVLELDARARTARVEPGVVLDTLQAAAAPHGLRFGPDPSTASRCTLGGMIGNNACGARSLAFGTTSDNVLALDLLLADGTRTTARRGTSGVAALDERLLALVGKHGEAIRRELGRFPRQVSGYALHHLLPENGFDVAKALVGSEGTLAAVLGAEVRLVPVLPDRVLVVAAYPDMVTAAADVPRALPHQPSAIEGLGSELADVWAARRKRPLPASLPAGGGWLFVETTAERAPAVVADLAGAHATRVVADAAGQRELWRIREDGAGLATRTADGSEAWPGFEDAAVPPERLADYLRAFEALMLSAGRKGTVFGHFGEGCLHVRIDHDLQTVSGRQQFAEFTAAATELVVTHGGSVSGEHGDGQARSALLSAMYSPELLHAFAEFKAAFDPGAVLNPAILVAPRDFAADLRAPGVTQAERPLLALAADDGDFGRAARRCVGVGKCRSASGGVMCPSFRATGDEKDSTRGRARVLQEMLDGRTIGGGYRAPEVLDALDLCLACKGCKTDCPVGVDMAAYKTEVLARHYRGRLRPAAHYSLGWLPVWARLAGFAPRVVNRVMASPLAPVLKRAGGIAAERALPRFAVRSFSRRRADAAGVAGERGARLAAAGAVAGTGAGPGSSAEWRSGGAAGSRPGAAGSATGSTAPLGSGLGGAAGPRPETVVDSGPGAWSASALWELAGTRTVVLWADTFTENFTPAVGEALIAVLRAAGFRVLLPPRTGCCGLTWISTGQLGTARRVVARTLEAMRPAVEAGLPIVVPEPSCAATLREELTELLPTHPLAARAAELVTGPAQFLVRHAPDWRPPASPWRGHKALIQIHCHQYASGATGEAELELLARAGVDARVVSGCCGLAGDFGVTDGHYEVSMGVAELNLLPAIRAAATDTLLIADGFSCRTQIEQAVAERRVWHVAEVLAAGLPTVEG